In Quercus robur chromosome 10, dhQueRobu3.1, whole genome shotgun sequence, a genomic segment contains:
- the LOC126703739 gene encoding putative disease resistance protein RGA4, with protein sequence MAETLLSVVAEEILGKLISLATEQIGVAWGFKDELTRLRDSLTMIQAVLADAERRLVREEFVRLWLQRLKDVAYDADDVLDELAYEILKRKVEIRNQMKRKVCFFFSFSNPIAFRCKMANKVKAIAESLKRINDEANQYGLTRVELVNANPKIIPSHRETDSSLDHSEVVGRKDLVSEIVELLLNAAKERLSVIPIVGMAGLGKTTLAKLVYSHELVKEHFDKTIWVCVSTEFEDKKILEEILESLTSKSSPLKNKNTILECLQKELQGQKYILVLDDVWNEDLVKWETLRSSLIGMNLNVGNSIIVTTRSDKVAEIMGTFPRRHLEKLSEDDCWSIIKKKVSLNEKIPLTPNLEAIGKEIAKKCGGVPLLARVLGGMMYCKKEESEWLAIQNSSVWNSLIDSNGVLSILKLSFDHLYSPSLKRCFTYCAIFPKDYEMGKEELVQHWMAEGFLQPTQERFSPEDNGFKYFDILLANSLFQDIKRDNYGDIVSCKMHDLVHDLALSISKGETLHLDDTVGNDTELSHIRRLSIICNDQRTPTILQSRDVMGRLRTIYSIGANLGDKLLELKCVRSLSLSGKHVNELPRSIGEFRHLRLLRIDHTDIKVLPNSVTKLYNLQTLIIKSCYLLKELPNDLQNLTNLRHIDIDHRYIKQLPINMGQLTCLQTLPFIVIGQDAGHRIEEVGCLSQLRGKLSIYNLEHVRDKEEAKTANLVGKAGVQKLGFYWNRERDGNNNDEDVLEGLQPHPSLKSLEIENFKGEKFPSWILARDNSSGGLFVLDHLFEIRLENCNKCNKLPTLGHLPRLKVLQIVEMDNVTSIGTEFFINYGGERSSNSGGGSGRNVVFPALKTLVLRKLPNLVEWKDAMELTTIETVFPCLEELTISSCGQLTSAPYHFPSLKKLNIYIIKSTAFERIISKLTTLTSLQIWLISELVCLPEQLLQNNRSLMSIDIYDCTDLVSISLHQDATSLQSFRIRGCKKLSELSNAPLTLPSLETFEVSGCPNLRSFPSLQGAGSLLRSLAISCGDEVLPTALQSCTSLSSLSIKECPNLILIPELRKLHSLTVLKICDCPNLKSIPDLGELHSLTRLFIFGCQTLKLTCLPKGLECVTRLKYLAISGFCEELDAFPSLSSIQHLHTSLESLSLCGWAKLNSLPDEIQHFTSLEYLFIHNFDGLEALPEWLCDLSSLHTLYLWDCKNLMYLPTSQAMQRLTKLRTLEIFDCPKLKERCARGSGAEWSKIAHIPYVEVF encoded by the coding sequence ATGGCTGAGACTCTCCTTAGTGTTGTTGCTGAGGAAATACTAGGCAAGCTGATTTCACTTGCTACTGAACAGATCGGCGTTGCTTGGGGTTTCAAAGATGAGCTGACACGGCTTCGTGACTCATTAACCATGATTCAAGCTGTGTTGGCTGATGCAGAGAGAAGGCTAGTGAGAGAAGAGTTTGTGAGGCTTTGGTTGCAGAGGCTTAAAGATGTTGCTTATGATGCTGATGATGTGCTGGACGAGCTTGCTTATGAGATTCTCAAGCGAAAGGTGGAGATCCGAAATCAAATGAAGAGAAAGGtatgcttcttcttttcattttcaaatccCATTGCATTTCGTTGCAAGATGGCCAACAAAGTTAAGGCTATTGCTGAATCGCTAAAGAGAATTAATGATGAAGCAAATCAATATGGACTTACTAGAGTCGAATTAGTAAATGCGAATCCTAAGATTATCCCAAGCCACCGAGAGACAGACTCCTCTCTTGATCATTCTGAAGTTGTAGGAAGGAAAGATCTTGTCTCAGAAATTGTAGAGTTGTTGCTTAATGCAGCCAAAGAACGACTTTCGGTCATTCCTATAGTAGGAATGGCAGGTTTGGGAAAAACAACTCTAGCAAAATTAGTGTACAGTCATGAGTTAGTAAAAGAACATTTTGATAAGACAATATGGGTATGTGTCTCCACTGAGTTTGAAGATAAAAAGATTTTAGAAGAGATTCTTGAATCCCTTACTTCTAAGTCAAgtccattaaaaaataagaatacaaTACTTGAATGCCTTCAAAAAGAGTTACAAGGTCAAAAATATATTCTCGTACTTGATGACGTATGGAATGAAGATCTTGTGAAATGGGAGACTTTAAGGAGTTCTCTGATAGGAATGAACTTGAATGTGGGAAATAGTATTATTGTAACAACTCGTAGTGACAAGGTGGCTGAAATTATGGGGACATTTCCTCGACGTCActtggaaaaactatcagaagaTGATTGTTGGtccataattaagaaaaaagtatCTCTTAATGAAAAAATTCCACTAACTCCAAATTTGGAGGCTATTGGAAAGGAGATTGCAAAAAAATGTGGTGGGGTTCCATTACTTGCAAGAGTTTTAGGAGGGATGATGTATTGTAAAAAGGAGGAAAGTGAATGGTTGGCAATTCAAAATAGTAGTGTTTGGAATTCCCTAATTGATAGCAATGGAGTCTTATCCATACTAAAATTAAGCTTTGATCATCTTTATTCACCATCTCTAAAAAGGTGTTTCACATATTGTGCAATTTTTCCTAAAGATTATGAAATGGGAAAGGAAGAACTAGTTCAACATTGGATGGCTGAAGGGTTCCTCCAACCAACTCAAGAACGTTTTTCGCCGGAGGATAATGGTTTCAagtattttgatattttattggCAAATTCCTTATTCCAAGATATAAAAAGGGATAATTATGGTGATATTGTAAGCTGCAAGATGCATGATCTTGTACATGATCTTGCCCTCTCAATTTCAAAAGGGGAAACCTTGCATTTAGATGACACAGTGGGAAATGACACTGAGTTGTCTCATATCCGACGTTTATCTATTATATGCAATGACCAAAGAACACCAACAATCCTACAATCTAGAGATGTCATGGGTAGATTGCGCACAATTTATTCTATAGGTGCTAATCTTGGCGACAAGTTATTGGAATTAAAATGTGTACGTAGTCTATCTTTATCCGGGAAACATGTAAACGAGTTGCCCAGGTCAATTGGTGAGTTCAGACATTTGAGGCTTCTTCGCATCGATCATACTGACATCAAAGTATTACCCAATTCTGTTACTAAGCTCTATAACTTACAAACTCTAATAATCAAGTCTTGTTATCTTCTTAAAGAGCTTCCAAATGATCTACAAAATTTGACTAACTTGAGACATATTGATATTGATCATCGGTATATAAAACAATTGCCAATAAATATGGGGCAGTTGACTTGCCTTCAAACGTTGCCTTTCATTGTCATCGGTCAAGATGCTGGTCATCGAATTGAAGAAGTGGGATGCTTAAGCCAACTCAGAGGAAAATTAAGTATTTACAATCTAGAGCATGTGAGAGATAAAGAAGAAGCCAAAACTGCAAATTTAGTGGGAAAGGCAGGAGTGCAGAAGTTGGGATTCTATTGGAATAGAGAAAGGGATGGAAACAATAATGATGAGGATGTACTGGAAGGCCTTCAACCTCACCCAAGTTTGAAAAGCTTAGAGATTGAAAATTTCAAGGGTGAGAAGTTCCCTTCATGGATATTGGCACGTGATAACAGTAGtggtggtttgtttgttttggacCATCTGTTTGAAATTCGTTTAGAAAACTGTAACAAGTGCAACAAGCTTCCTACACTTGGGCATTTACCCCGACTCAAGGTTCTTCAAATAGTGGAAATGGATAACGTGACATCTATAGGAACAgaatttttcattaattatgGTGGTGAGAGATCAAGTAATAGTGGAGGTGGTAGTGGCAGAAATGTTGTGTTCCCAGCTTtgaaaacacttgttttgcGGAAGTTGCCCAATCTAGTGGAATGGAAGGACGCGATGGAGTTGACAACAATAGAAACGGTGTTTCCTTGCCTTGAGGAGTTGACCATTTCATCATGTGGCCAATTGACAAGTGCTCCATATCATTTTCCGTCTCTTAAGaagttaaatatttatataatcaaAAGCACGGCATTCGAAAGGATTATCAGCAAGCTTACCACACTCACCTCCCTCCAAATTTGGCTTATTTCAGAACTTGTTTGTTTGCCAGAGCAGTTATTGCAGAATAATAGGAGTCTCATGTCTATAGACATATATGATTGTACTGATTTGGTTTCCATCTCGCTGCATCAAGATGCAACCTCTCTCCAATCATTCAGAATAAGAGGATGTAAGAAATTGAGTGAATTGTCGAACGCACCGCTCACCCTCCCTTCTCTTGAGACGTTTGAAGTAAGTGGTTGTCCTAATTTGAGATCCTTTCCAAGTCTACAAGGTGCGGGGTCCCTTCTCCGAAGTCTGGCAATATCGTGTGGTGACGAAGTTCTACCGACTGCGTTACAATCCTGCACGTCGCTTTCAAGTTTGAGTATAAAAGAGTGTCCAAATCTTATATTAATTCCAGAGCTACGAAAATTGCATTCTCTTACGGTTTTAAAAATTTGCGATTGTCCTAATCTGAAATCAATTCCAGATCTAGGAGAATTGCATTCTCTTACCCGTCTATTCATTTTCGGTTGCCAAACGTTAAAGTTAACGTGTTTGCCAAAGGGGTTAGAGTGCGTCACCCGCTTAAAGTATTTGGCGATCAGTGGGTTTTGTGAAGAGTTGGATGCGTTCCCCAGTCTCAGTTCCATCCAACACTTGCACACGTCCCTTGAATCACTATCATTGTGTGGGTGGGCTAAACTCAACTCTCTCCCGGATGAAATACAACACTTCACTTCACTTGAATATCTGTTCATACACAACTTTGATGGACTGGAAGCTTTGCCTGAGTGGTTGTGCGACTTATCTTCTCTTCACACACTGTATCTTTGGGACTGCAAGAACCTGATGTATCTGCCCACATCGCAAGCCATGCAACGCCTCACTAAATTACGAACATTGGAGATTTTTGATTGTCCCAAATTAAAGGAAAGATGTGCAAGAGGTAGCGGGGCAGAGTGGTCCAAAATCGCCCATATTCCATATGTCGAAGTCTTTTGA